In Nilaparvata lugens isolate BPH chromosome 5, ASM1435652v1, whole genome shotgun sequence, the following proteins share a genomic window:
- the LOC111052836 gene encoding calpain-C isoform X2, which produces MSYSDFVKTFTHLEAVHLDSDTSRDEPSLHHKQTWQMRLFQGTWQKGVSAGGCRNNPDTFHINPQLHLILSELEEVIISLNQHSIMEPKVIGFTAYSLPKNNSDTIGRAFFKKNKSLVNSQYTNSRQVSHRCQLEQGGYLVMPTTFEPGQESSFTLRVYSSKPLKLKLLDTHPSLVKSAVIKAPATLDGKSFSQYEAVFLQLADEHRTVNAFELQELLEACLPNDYIKSCACMEVCRQVVLTLDTTGSGRLKLGDFKDLMCSLKYWQTAFKNHTRERAGILKAERLKDALLEVGFQLSTDVMSVIILRYMRKDGTFRFGDFVSTILHLTVAFNIFESKDPLQNGNIKLTLPEWLKTSLMC; this is translated from the exons ATGTCGTACTCGGactttgtaaaaacgttcacaCATTTGGAGGCGGTGCACCTGGACTCGGACACGTCACGTGACGAGCCATCACTGCACCACAAGCAGACCTGGCAGATGCGTCTCTTCCAGGGCACCTGGCAGAAGGGAGTGTCGGCCGGAGGCTGCAGAAACAATCCTG atacGTTTCACATCAATCCACAACTGCATCTCATACTTAGTGAGCTAGAAGAAGTCATCATATCATTAAATCAACACAGCATAATGGAGCCAAAG GTTATTGGATTCACAGCCTACTCATTACCAAAAAACAACTCCGATACCATAGGAAGGGCATTcttcaagaaaaacaaatcactCGTCAATTCTCAGTACACTAATAGTAGACAA GTTAGCCATAGATGTCAACTGGAACAGGGTGGATACTTGGTAATGCCTACCACGTTTGAACCTGGACAGGAGTCAAGCTTTACGTTACGAGTTTATTCTAGTAAACCACTCAAGTTGAA ATTATTGGACACACATCCTTCATTAGTGAAGTCAGCTGTCATAAAG GCTCCTGCAACATTGGACGGTAAAAGCTTTAGTCAATACGAAGCAGTATTCTTACAATTGGCTGATGAACATAGGACGGTGAATGCGTTCGAATTGCAAGAACTCCTTGAAGCATGTTTACCAAATG ATTACATCAAAAGCTGCGCTTGTATGGAGGTTTGCAGACAAGTCGTCTTAACTCTGGAT ACAACGGGCAGCGGAAGGTTGAAACTGGGCGATTTCAAAGATCTGATGTGCAGTCTCAAGTATTGGCAGACAGCCTTCAAAAATCATACGCGGGAGCGAGCCGGAATATTGAAAGCTGAAAGGTTGAAAGATGCACTACTGGAAGTTG GGTTCCAGTTGAGTACAGATGTGATGTCTGTGATAATTTTGCGTTACATGAGGAAAGATGGAACGTTTCGGTTCGGCGATTTTGTTTCCACAATTCTTCACCTGACTGTTGCTTTCA ATATTTTCGAGTCCAAGGACCCTCTACAAAATGGAAACATTAAGTTGACTTTACCAGAA tgGCTCAAAACATCGTTAATGTGCTGA